The Candidatus Pelagibacter sp. IMCC9063 genome has a window encoding:
- the aroB gene encoding 3-dehydroquinate synthase, whose protein sequence is MNNTLVLTGMMGSGKSSIGKELSNILSLKFYDTDLEIEKMLNMTIPDIFKNKGENYFRKIEEKICIDLINGDEKVIALGGGAFLNKKIREIVLKKSISVWIDVDISTIVKRMKISKNIRPMLDYKDLKGSITSILAKRSPIYQLANIKIKATSISKKKIASEIKKNMNYPKKINIRTEGGSYPILIGNNILKNFNKNYLQFCPKSKKILFITNTKIPNKYFYSIKKMLPKKNECFIINIPSGEKNKNLLEVNKILNFLTIHNFDRNDSVAALGGGVVGDTAGFAASIFKRGINFIQVPTTLLSQVDSSVGGKTGVNNSYGKNLIGTFYHPKFVLIDIAVLGSLPKREMVSGFAEILKYSLIMNKKFFLWLCKEGANIINRSNTLSILKAIEISCKSKSIIVGKDEKEKGLRAILNFGHTFGHALESHLKYSNKLNHGEAVIIGMMAASTISHKKNFLKNQELQAIKDLYQRLSLNDSFKRYIQNNQLNNFFKIMKKDKKNNSKNINLILLKRIGKAFIYKTTLEKTLMPFVKNELKNA, encoded by the coding sequence ATGAATAATACCCTGGTTTTAACGGGAATGATGGGTTCAGGAAAAAGCTCTATAGGAAAAGAGCTGTCTAATATCCTAAGCTTAAAATTTTATGATACAGATTTAGAAATTGAAAAAATGTTAAATATGACAATTCCGGACATTTTTAAAAATAAGGGAGAAAACTACTTCAGAAAAATTGAAGAAAAAATATGCATTGACTTGATTAATGGAGATGAGAAAGTAATAGCTCTTGGAGGAGGAGCTTTTTTAAACAAAAAAATTAGAGAAATTGTTTTAAAAAAATCTATATCAGTATGGATTGATGTTGATATTTCAACTATTGTAAAAAGAATGAAGATCTCTAAAAATATTCGTCCTATGCTAGATTACAAAGACCTGAAAGGTTCAATTACTAGTATTCTGGCGAAACGATCTCCTATTTATCAATTGGCTAATATCAAAATCAAAGCAACTAGCATAAGTAAAAAAAAAATTGCCAGTGAAATTAAAAAAAATATGAACTATCCAAAAAAAATTAATATTCGAACGGAGGGTGGTTCTTACCCAATACTTATAGGTAATAATATTTTAAAAAATTTTAATAAAAATTATTTACAATTTTGCCCAAAATCAAAAAAAATTTTATTTATAACAAACACTAAAATTCCTAATAAGTATTTTTATAGCATTAAAAAAATGCTCCCTAAAAAAAATGAGTGCTTTATTATTAATATTCCATCTGGAGAAAAAAATAAGAATTTACTAGAAGTTAACAAAATCTTAAATTTTTTAACGATCCATAATTTTGATCGAAATGATAGTGTGGCTGCTTTAGGAGGTGGTGTTGTAGGAGACACAGCTGGATTTGCTGCTAGTATTTTTAAAAGAGGAATAAATTTTATTCAGGTTCCTACTACTCTTTTATCACAAGTGGATTCTTCTGTTGGCGGCAAAACTGGGGTAAATAATAGTTATGGCAAAAATTTGATTGGGACTTTCTATCATCCTAAGTTTGTATTAATCGATATAGCAGTTCTTGGCTCACTACCCAAGAGAGAGATGGTATCTGGTTTTGCTGAAATTTTAAAATACTCACTTATTATGAATAAAAAGTTTTTTTTATGGTTATGCAAAGAAGGGGCAAATATTATTAACCGAAGCAATACCCTGTCGATATTAAAGGCTATTGAGATCAGTTGCAAAAGCAAATCTATTATTGTGGGTAAAGATGAAAAAGAAAAAGGTCTTAGAGCAATATTAAATTTTGGTCATACCTTTGGACATGCATTGGAATCTCATTTAAAATATTCAAACAAACTAAACCATGGTGAAGCAGTAATTATTGGGATGATGGCAGCATCAACAATTTCTCATAAGAAAAATTTTTTAAAAAATCAAGAACTACAAGCTATAAAAGATTTATACCAAAGGTTAAGTCTAAATGATTCTTTTAAGAGGTATATACAAAATAATCAGCTAAATAATTTCTTTAAAATTATGAAAAAAGATAAAAAAAATAACTCAAAAAATATTAATTTAATATTATTAAAAAGAATTGGAAAAGCATTTATTTACAAAACTACTCTAGAAAAAACACTAATGCCATTTGTGAAAAATGAACTGAAGAATGCTTGA
- a CDS encoding HlyC/CorC family transporter, with translation MLENIFFSIVAVVFLLILSGLFSGSETSITSVAKSKVHKLSIRGDKRAKILMNIINKKNDLISSLLIGNNFVNILASALATAILIKFYGDRGVIYSTIIMSLLIVIFSEVLPKSYALLRPEKFALGMAKYLSIFLKIVFPAMLFVKFVNWFFFKIMQIDMENKTTSKTAREDIRNIIDMHEDEGRLLKDEGDMLNAILDLKEITVEKIMTHRKKIYSIDLNNKQNFFSAIAKSSFSRIPVWKENPNNILGLIHAKNVLTNLNDNGQLDISKIKDNLIKPWFIPETTKAKDQLSEFIARKEKLAFVVDEYGELMGLISMEDIIEEIVGNIFDEKDFSTIGIRKTSASSYKIRGDVNIRDINRELDIEIPDNVSSTIAGYIIDKTESFPNVGQVFSFDGIMYEIINKNKNQITQIHLTLPSKNSNPPV, from the coding sequence ATGCTTGAAAATATTTTTTTTTCTATTGTGGCGGTAGTTTTTTTGCTGATTTTATCTGGCCTTTTTTCTGGATCTGAAACTTCCATTACCTCAGTTGCAAAGAGCAAAGTGCACAAGCTATCTATTCGAGGTGACAAAAGAGCTAAAATTCTAATGAATATAATTAATAAGAAAAATGATTTAATTAGCTCTTTGTTAATAGGAAATAACTTTGTAAATATTTTAGCTTCAGCACTTGCAACTGCAATCCTAATTAAATTCTATGGTGATAGAGGGGTTATCTATTCTACTATTATAATGTCTTTGCTGATTGTAATATTTTCAGAAGTTTTGCCAAAAAGTTATGCTCTATTAAGACCTGAGAAATTTGCATTAGGTATGGCAAAATATTTGTCTATTTTTTTAAAAATTGTTTTTCCTGCAATGCTATTTGTAAAATTTGTAAATTGGTTTTTCTTTAAAATCATGCAAATAGATATGGAAAACAAGACCACTTCTAAAACGGCACGAGAGGATATTAGAAATATTATTGATATGCATGAGGATGAGGGAAGACTGCTTAAGGATGAAGGAGACATGCTCAATGCCATTTTGGATTTAAAAGAAATTACAGTGGAAAAAATAATGACTCACCGAAAAAAAATTTATTCCATTGATCTAAATAACAAACAAAATTTTTTTTCTGCTATTGCAAAAAGCTCTTTTAGTAGAATTCCAGTTTGGAAAGAAAATCCTAATAATATTTTAGGACTCATTCATGCAAAAAATGTTCTTACTAATTTAAATGACAATGGCCAGTTAGATATCTCTAAAATTAAAGACAATTTGATCAAGCCATGGTTTATACCCGAAACTACAAAGGCAAAAGATCAATTAAGTGAGTTTATTGCAAGAAAAGAAAAGCTTGCTTTTGTTGTTGATGAATATGGTGAGCTTATGGGTTTAATTTCGATGGAGGACATTATTGAAGAAATTGTAGGAAACATTTTTGACGAAAAAGACTTTTCTACAATCGGGATTAGAAAAACTAGTGCAAGTTCTTATAAAATAAGGGGCGATGTTAATATAAGGGATATTAATAGAGAGTTAGATATTGAAATACCAGACAATGTATCCTCTACAATTGCAGGTTATATAATTGATAAAACAGAATCTTTTCCAAATGTTGGTCAGGTTTTTTCCTTCGATGGTATAATGTATGAGATAATTAATAAAAATAAAAACCAAATTACTCAAATTCATCTAACCCTTCCTAGTAAAAACTCTAATCCTCCAGTGTAA
- a CDS encoding BolA/IbaG family iron-sulfur metabolism protein has product MEKNFATIIEDKIKGSLGLKKVKVVNNSHLHQHHSSSPKSGNSHFQIILSYQDMEGMSRIQIHKKIYLELKEEMNDYVHSLEITLED; this is encoded by the coding sequence ATGGAAAAAAATTTTGCTACTATTATTGAAGATAAAATAAAAGGATCTCTTGGATTAAAAAAAGTGAAAGTTGTTAACAATTCTCACCTGCACCAGCACCATAGCTCCTCTCCCAAAAGTGGGAATAGTCATTTCCAGATAATACTTTCTTACCAAGACATGGAAGGTATGAGTCGCATTCAGATTCATAAAAAAATTTATTTGGAGTTAAAAGAAGAGATGAATGATTATGTCCATTCTCTAGAGATTACACTGGAGGATTAG
- a CDS encoding J domain-containing protein: protein MKKNCEKYLCKERAFKQVLIKDKKNKEYHWYCFDHHKEYVDKQKLECDWELCDKIGEFKAPSKNEDSFLWFCEDHIKIYNQKWDFFDGMSQSAIENFMYDDLTFHKKTQKFGNKDSFFQKLWNNAIEDELLFINKFKNSSSYSGRRYNPTQIIALKKMELNSEVNWSDIRVQFKKLVKKYHPDINAGNKQYEEKLKEITLAYTFLNNSINKNTEVA, encoded by the coding sequence ATGAAAAAAAATTGTGAAAAATATCTTTGTAAAGAACGTGCTTTTAAACAAGTTTTGATTAAAGATAAAAAAAATAAAGAGTACCATTGGTACTGTTTTGATCACCACAAAGAATATGTTGATAAGCAAAAATTAGAATGTGATTGGGAGCTGTGTGATAAAATAGGAGAATTCAAAGCTCCGAGCAAAAATGAAGATTCTTTTCTTTGGTTTTGTGAAGATCATATTAAAATTTATAATCAAAAATGGGATTTTTTTGATGGAATGTCCCAATCTGCTATAGAAAATTTTATGTATGACGACTTAACATTTCATAAAAAAACTCAAAAATTTGGTAATAAAGATTCTTTTTTTCAAAAACTTTGGAACAATGCCATTGAAGATGAGTTACTGTTTATTAATAAGTTTAAAAACTCCTCCTCCTATTCTGGTCGTAGATACAACCCCACCCAAATCATAGCTTTAAAAAAAATGGAGTTGAATTCAGAAGTAAATTGGAGCGATATTAGGGTTCAGTTTAAAAAGCTTGTTAAAAAATATCACCCTGATATTAATGCTGGCAACAAACAATATGAAGAAAAACTTAAAGAAATTACCCTTGCTTACACTTTCTTAAACAATTCTATAAACAAAAACACTGAGGTTGCATGA
- a CDS encoding AAA family ATPase — protein MSTTPTFQNEPDIKVSVKKVFNIDSEMTVDAFSKKNDYVPEIDDSYIFDRETTLAILAGFSHNRRVLIQGFHGTGKSTHIEQVAARLNWPCVRVNLDSHISRIDLIGKDAIVVKDGKQITEFKEGVLPWSLQSPVALVFDEYDAGRPDVMFVIQRVLETDGRFTLLDKNKVIKQHKQFRLFATTNTIGLGDTSGLYHGTQQINQGQMDRWNIVSTLNYLPPEKESEIVLSKCKFLDTADGKKLVSNMVKVANLTRKGFANGDISTVMSPRTVITWADNYDIFKDLPHSFKLSFLNKCDELERSIVAEYYQRCFGSELNTSSTAKSVEKNNGQ, from the coding sequence ATGAGTACCACCCCCACATTTCAAAATGAACCAGATATAAAAGTTTCAGTAAAAAAAGTTTTTAATATCGATAGTGAGATGACTGTTGATGCTTTTTCTAAAAAAAATGACTACGTTCCTGAAATTGACGATAGCTACATTTTTGACCGAGAAACGACCTTAGCTATTCTGGCTGGCTTCTCTCATAATCGAAGAGTTTTGATTCAAGGCTTTCATGGAACTGGAAAATCAACTCACATTGAGCAGGTAGCTGCACGCTTAAATTGGCCATGTGTCCGTGTAAATTTAGATAGCCACATAAGTAGAATTGATCTGATAGGTAAAGATGCAATTGTTGTAAAGGATGGTAAGCAAATTACAGAATTTAAGGAGGGTGTTCTTCCCTGGTCTTTACAAAGTCCTGTCGCATTAGTTTTTGATGAATATGATGCTGGTAGACCTGATGTTATGTTTGTTATTCAGAGAGTCTTAGAGACAGATGGCAGATTTACCCTTCTAGACAAAAATAAGGTTATTAAACAACATAAACAATTTAGATTATTTGCAACAACCAATACGATTGGATTGGGTGATACTAGCGGTCTTTATCACGGAACTCAGCAAATAAACCAAGGACAAATGGATCGATGGAATATTGTATCTACACTGAACTATTTACCACCTGAAAAAGAATCTGAGATTGTACTTTCTAAATGTAAATTTTTAGATACTGCGGATGGAAAAAAACTAGTAAGCAATATGGTAAAAGTTGCCAACTTAACAAGAAAAGGTTTTGCCAATGGGGACATTTCTACAGTTATGAGTCCAAGAACAGTGATTACATGGGCAGATAACTATGATATTTTTAAAGATCTTCCTCATTCATTTAAACTCTCTTTCTTAAACAAATGTGACGAACTAGAACGCTCCATTGTTGCAGAATACTATCAGCGATGCTTTGGTAGTGAACTAAATACTTCTTCTACTGCAAAATCAGTAGAGAAAAATAATGGACAATAA
- a CDS encoding cobaltochelatase CobT-related protein, which yields MDNKQELEKFKNAVFSTAKAIARKSISLENQKQLDKITAPKIISINNHEEILEVRANADSEALRIRHSDEAIFKKNEPKGTVNKSLYKIAEKIRYEKIGSDQYIGIQNNLNNFYQKKIMDSDVHSQNFIADAFEAYLRKNMMNLEIHKSKKEDFKQWDDLFEKNISNKIKDLNLSLYDQVEYTSLMSSILQDLQIENEKNEPENIENENNEENSDNSQNQEQSLEDEQNDQSKNQEFDMENIVPEIEFDPSLSEQETMLEESDDENLPQGQRQPLKDGDPRKYSVFTNQFDKIIDAKELVTEDEIKKLRNNLDLQLSSLQNFISRLANKLQRKLLAKQNRSWSFDLEEGILDASKLPRVIMDPFNSLSYKKEKDIEFKDTVVTLLIDNSGSMRGRPISIAAICADILSRTLERCSVKVEVLGFTTLNWKGGKSRELWIKNKKTHPGRLNDLCHIIYKSADTPWRRAKNNLGLMLKEGILKENIDGEAILWAFNRLKKRKEERKIIMVISDGAPVDDSTLSVNSGNYLEQHLKKVVRWVEESNEVEINAIGIGHDVSSYYKQAIKIADVQELGDAMVDRLVALFLADRRTFN from the coding sequence ATGGACAATAAGCAAGAGCTAGAAAAATTTAAAAATGCAGTTTTTTCTACTGCCAAAGCTATAGCAAGAAAATCTATATCTTTAGAAAATCAAAAGCAATTAGATAAGATCACTGCACCCAAGATTATTTCAATAAATAATCATGAAGAAATATTAGAAGTTAGAGCGAATGCAGATTCAGAAGCTCTTCGTATTCGGCATAGTGATGAAGCTATTTTTAAAAAAAATGAGCCAAAAGGAACGGTTAATAAAAGCTTATACAAAATTGCCGAAAAAATTAGATATGAAAAAATAGGATCAGATCAATACATAGGAATTCAAAATAACTTAAATAACTTTTATCAAAAAAAAATTATGGATAGTGACGTCCATTCACAAAATTTTATTGCCGATGCATTTGAGGCTTATTTAAGAAAAAATATGATGAATCTAGAAATCCACAAAAGTAAAAAAGAAGATTTTAAGCAATGGGATGATTTATTTGAAAAAAACATATCTAATAAAATTAAGGATCTCAATTTATCTTTGTATGACCAGGTAGAATATACTTCCTTGATGTCTTCTATTCTTCAAGACCTTCAAATAGAAAATGAAAAAAATGAGCCAGAGAATATAGAAAATGAAAATAATGAAGAAAATAGTGATAATAGCCAAAATCAAGAACAGTCTTTAGAAGATGAACAAAATGATCAGTCTAAAAATCAAGAATTTGATATGGAGAATATTGTTCCTGAGATTGAATTTGATCCTAGTTTAAGTGAACAAGAAACTATGCTTGAGGAAAGTGATGACGAAAATCTTCCCCAGGGACAAAGACAACCATTAAAGGACGGAGATCCAAGAAAATACTCAGTCTTCACAAACCAATTTGATAAAATTATTGATGCAAAAGAATTAGTCACGGAAGATGAGATTAAGAAGCTAAGAAATAACTTAGATTTACAACTATCGAGCCTTCAAAATTTTATATCTAGACTAGCTAATAAATTACAAAGAAAGCTTCTTGCAAAACAAAATAGGTCATGGAGCTTTGATTTGGAGGAAGGTATTTTAGATGCCTCTAAATTACCGAGGGTTATTATGGATCCTTTTAATTCTCTATCCTATAAAAAAGAAAAAGATATCGAGTTTAAGGATACGGTGGTTACTTTATTAATAGATAATTCTGGTTCTATGAGAGGAAGACCCATATCGATTGCAGCTATTTGTGCAGATATTTTATCCAGAACGCTCGAAAGATGCTCTGTGAAAGTGGAGGTTCTGGGATTTACTACATTAAACTGGAAGGGAGGAAAAAGTAGAGAGCTTTGGATAAAAAATAAAAAAACACACCCTGGAAGGCTAAATGACTTGTGTCATATAATTTACAAATCTGCGGACACCCCCTGGAGAAGAGCTAAAAATAATTTGGGTCTGATGCTGAAGGAAGGAATTTTAAAAGAGAATATTGACGGAGAGGCTATTTTATGGGCCTTCAACCGTTTAAAGAAAAGGAAAGAAGAGAGAAAAATTATTATGGTTATCTCCGATGGTGCTCCAGTGGATGACTCTACCCTGTCGGTTAACTCAGGAAACTATCTTGAACAACACCTTAAAAAAGTAGTGAGATGGGTAGAAGAGAGTAATGAGGTTGAAATTAATGCCATAGGTATTGGCCACGATGTTTCAAGCTATTATAAGCAAGCTATTAAAATTGCAGATGTTCAAGAATTAGGAGATGCAATGGTTGATCGATTAGTTGCTTTATTTTTAGCTGATAGAAGAACGTTTAACTGA
- a CDS encoding queuosine precursor transporter, with the protein MMLIVLASNYLVQFPFQYFQLSHILTWGAFTYPIAFLVTDIANRLYGFSFTRKIIFIGFIWGVGVSYFFTLSPIDLIGIRIVVGSGIAFLIAQTMDAKIFDKLRNSKKWFVPPFISSLFSSAADTILFFSIAFYGTGVPWVTLGLGDFSVKLLLAITMLIPFRLIIASLVSVKRSSIS; encoded by the coding sequence ATGATGCTAATTGTATTGGCATCTAATTATCTAGTTCAATTTCCTTTTCAATATTTTCAACTGAGCCATATCCTTACATGGGGTGCGTTTACCTATCCGATTGCATTTTTAGTTACAGATATAGCAAATCGATTATATGGTTTTTCATTTACTAGAAAAATTATTTTTATTGGTTTTATTTGGGGTGTGGGAGTTTCCTACTTTTTTACTTTAAGCCCTATAGATTTAATTGGAATTCGAATAGTTGTAGGTTCTGGAATTGCTTTTTTAATAGCCCAAACAATGGATGCTAAAATATTTGATAAATTAAGAAATAGTAAAAAATGGTTTGTTCCACCCTTTATTTCTTCTCTCTTTTCTTCAGCAGCTGATACTATTCTTTTCTTCTCGATTGCTTTTTATGGAACGGGTGTTCCTTGGGTTACTTTAGGACTAGGAGATTTTTCTGTAAAATTATTATTAGCAATTACGATGCTTATTCCGTTTAGACTAATTATTGCAAGCTTAGTTTCAGTTAAACGTTCTTCTATCAGCTAA
- the rpmB gene encoding 50S ribosomal protein L28, which translates to MSNCLNYDLTRKLYQNIPLIGEAMAKVCELTGKRPMSGNTVSHSNNKTKRKFYPNLKKVSLRSELLNKNISFKISTRALKAVDFRGGIDEFLIRAKNAKLALRVKKIKKQILSKSE; encoded by the coding sequence ATGTCAAATTGCTTAAATTATGACTTGACCAGAAAACTTTATCAAAATATACCCCTGATCGGAGAAGCTATGGCAAAAGTATGTGAATTAACTGGAAAGAGACCAATGAGTGGAAACACCGTGAGTCACTCTAACAATAAAACAAAAAGAAAATTCTATCCAAATCTTAAAAAAGTAAGTTTAAGAAGCGAATTATTGAATAAGAATATTAGCTTTAAAATTTCTACCAGAGCTTTAAAGGCAGTAGATTTTAGAGGCGGAATTGACGAATTTCTTATTCGTGCCAAGAATGCAAAGTTAGCATTAAGAGTAAAAAAAATAAAAAAACAAATTCTTTCCAAGTCTGAATAG